ACCAAATTCACTGAAATAACAGAAACAGAGCTGCAGTGAATGACGAGAGAGTCCGCACGAAGTATCCTCCTATCCTCCTGAGTGAATGGAATCTGCATTAATATTGATCGCCTGTTGTTTTGCAGTAAGTGGACAGCAACATGTGGAGTCAGTACGATTCTTTTGTGAATTTTAAATGTTGGACATCACATTTGCATTCAATTTCTGCAACCTATTTGTATTACTTTCTCTGTACTCTCTGCATTTAACAATCCTCTGCAAAACCTCTTTACATAACTTGGACACCTTACACCCTCTAGTGGGAACCGAATGCAATCATGGATTATTGACTTCAATTGTTCCCAAATTTGTATTGGCCTCTGTGACACAGAGTTTATCTATTCAAATTGGAGAGACTAATGGCTCATGAATGAGCTTCTAGTTTTGCTcctttataaataaaaccaaaTGGTCATCCATTTCAAGCATCGCCATTTTTAATGCATTGTTAAAAAGAACTGATGTATTCATACAGCATTATAATCAAGCCTCATCCGTCTCCAAATACAGCAAGGCAAGCTAAACACGTGGTTGTATTAGCGCGACAGCAGCGGGTAGATGCATTGAGCTGAATCACATTAATTTGACAGAGCAGTGTGATAGGCTAAAGGTCGTGTAGAGTCTACAAGAAAGTTACAATCAGGGCTAATTCAAGGTCAACGGGTGCATTCACAGGTTATCCATCGGCTTGATCTTTGAGTCTGCGTAAAGCAGGAAGCCAGAGAACGTGCTGTCGTCCTCGTTGCTGGAGTAAATTCCGTTCCAGTCTTTCACCGTCTCCAGCCACACCTGGTCGCCCTTGTTCAGCTGCATCAGCGCGAGGTTGGAGGCCTGGTCGATGTCCTGGCCGTACAGGGAGTCCCGGGTTCGTAGCTTCCGTATTCCGTTAATCACGAGGGCGGCGCGCACGGGCCGGTTGCGCACGGTGATGTGGTAACTGAACAAGTAGACCCCCGGGTACGTGGCGTTGAACTTGTTGAGCGCCGGGTCCCAGTGCCCCTCCCCGTTGTAGAACACCTTATCGAACTTCACAGGGAGGCCGGGCGGAGGGAAGGACTTGCTGGGGAACAAGCCCACGCTGAAGGCCGAGCGGATCTGCTTCGCACTCTGACCTGGCGGGCCTTTGGGGCCCCGGGCCCCACGCACTCCtttgcctcccctctcccccctctgccCTGCCACGCCCCTGCCTCCTGACGGTCCTGGGGTCCCTCTGGAACCAGTATCCCCCTTCCCACCCAGAGGCCCCGgcagccctctctctcccttttcacCGTCGGTTCCATTCTCTCCCATCTCCCCTCCCAGACCAGGGGGCCCAGGGGGCCCGGGCTCCCCCACACGGTCTTTCTCGCCTTGTAAACACTCGCATATAAGTTGTTCACCTTTCTGACCCTTTGTCCCAGTGACCCCAGGAGGACTCATAGGCCCCTCTCGCCCGGTGTCGCCCTTAGTCCCATTCAGGCCtggctctcctctttctcccggGTCCCCTTTCAGACCGTTCAAGCCACTTTCACCTTTCTCTCCTCGGGGGCCCAGATCTCCTATAGAAAGTTTATATTCACATAGGAAGACATGTTTTCATTAGAATACTTGTATTTTCCAATTGTAATATACCGTTGCGTCTGtttatattgtgtattttatacATACTTTAATCTCATCTAATTCAGTATGATTAAAGGAGTTTTTTTTACGAACAATACACACCTTTATCTCCTGGTTTTCCTGGGACGCCAGGGGCACCAGGAAGACCCACCGGTCCTTGAGCACCTTTGTCCCCTGTGGTAGATTTGAGAAATAAAGTGTCGAAATTGGCATCCAGCCAAATACTCACACAGGGCGGCGTGTtgcaagaaaagagagagaaacggaGCGAGGCGATCAAAAACTCTCCTGCTGCCCCGTACCTATGTCGCCATTGAGTCCGTTGGAGCCAGGtagtcctgctggtcctgctggtccgcTGAGCCCTGGTTCTGCCTCTCCTGGTATCCCTGAACAAAAACAGAGAGGAGTATGAAGAAGAGCAAATGTTGACCTCCAAAAGGTAATTTGACTGAAAATGATAAACCATCTTACCTAAAGGGCCCCTCTCTCCCTGTGGTCCTGGTGGCCCACTCTCCCCCATGGGCCCTGCGGGGACTTTCTCTGGCGGACAGCACTCACAGATGTTGAAGAAGCATTCGCTGAAATTAAGGGTAAAGTTTGCGAGGGTGTTCCCGGGCGGCGCCAAGGCATCGGTGTGGAACTCAGTGGAGTAGCTGTCGCTGGAGTAGGTGGTGCTGACCGTGGGGGACGTGGACAAAGCGTCCATCGTCACCTCCGTCGTCTCATCCATCGGCAGGCTGCTCGAAGGAGACGGGCTGGTGGTGGGGATGCGTGAGGATCCCCCACCCCCGGCTCGCCGGGGCGTCTGAGGCTTGGGCCAGCGTGTGGTTCTGGCGCTGGAGGCCAGCGCGGTCATCTGTACCACCAGGAGGGCGGCGAGGAAGACGAGGCGAACGGAAGGCATGCTGACTGCTTCACACAATGAGCTGTAGGGGAGAAAAGTGGACGTTTGAGGAGCGCAGATCAAACAGTGTGTTAGCGATGGATAGCAAAGTGCATCTTACCCGTTGATGTAAATGGTGTCGACTCTTCACTCCATCCCTTCCATCGACTGATTGATGCAGGCGCGGCCTCTTTCCTTATATTGCCCCGAGACAAAGAACAAGGGACTGAACACCGGGGTTATTAGGAGGTAGGTGGGCTGGCAAGAAGAGATTATGTGACTCCTGAGGGATATGAAATAAAGCAGGTTGTACACAAGGCAATACTTTATTCTATGTGATGGGGGATATGATTCCAGGGCCCGTGAGGGCACACACTGGTGAAATGTTGTTCACACACATGCTTGCTTTGTACACAAACAGCGGAACTATAAGgttacacacaaagacacacaaccgcAGAAGATGTGTACATGAGCGTAAAGTATACGTACCCACAAACTCACACATTGTTGGTCATGAATAGCACATCATGTAAGAGTTACTGGGTGCAACGCCTTGTCGTGGTCACACCAATTGGCAGCACCTCAAAGCAGAAAGGGGATCACCATGCACCCAGTGGGAGAGGGATCCATGTCCCAGAACAGGCGGCGTGGCAACATTGATCCGACCGTTTACCTCCTTGATCAAACAACCCAAAGAGCCCGGTACACCTCATGGAAACCCGGCCCCGCTGGACCGAGGGGTACTTGTCTCAGAATCTGCGTTGGATGTAGTTTCTGACATTAACCGATTCCTCATTGGTTGCCACGGTTCCTCACACAATCTAATGTGGAGCCATGTGATACGTTACGTGgctaaataataaaggaatagctcaaaagagaaagaaaggcaAAGAAGGTCTCTCTATGAACGTCCACAATTATTGAGCTGATGATGGAGGATATGTCCTCACAAACTGAGTGCATACACGGCTTTGTTCTAGACCTGTGTTTATATAATCTGTGCTGTACAAAGATAGAAATACAAGAGAAAAATACAATCGTCCAGGTTTAATCACCCAAATGTCCTCAAGTCTGTCCTTGTATTTTAgtgtgtatgtcagtaaacCACCTGTTTCGTCAGACATATTTCACTGACATTTATAAGTGGGAGaaatgaaagtgaaaatgaTGACATAAAGCAAAGATTTTCTCATATTTGGGCTGTTTCGAATAGCTCAAAGTTTCATAACCCTGACGTCATTCATTTGACCCTCTCTGCCACTGGCTGTTATCACTGCAGGGttgcaggtgggcgtggccgtgGGTCATCAGGAGAGTGGGGACACCTGTGTTAATCAGCAGCATTGGAAACACCTGGGCATTTGTGTGCCAGTGCGCTCTCTTTAAAGGTCCTCTGGTCGCAGCGGGTCCTTCTCTCTTGCCTGAGAACCCTGTTTGTCTCGACACGATACAAtgtcacatacacactttcCACTCACCTCCACTACTGAAAGTACTGACTCACCCCACTGTTAGCTTACATTGTGTTTACTACCTAAATTAAATAAACCTTTTATGTTAAACAACTCGCTTGTGTGTATCCCCCTTTTGTCTTATTGCCATGTGGCCTGGTTTACGACATCTTTTAAATATTGTGTATTAAAACCCCCTTTACTGCATGAGATTTTAATATGAAATGCATTTAGGTtaagtggtgtgtgtgcattataACAGCCGACTGGTCCTTCATGGTCTGAGGCATTTCTTCATTTGTTTGGGGAATAAAAACAATGAGGTACGAAAGTATTGATGAATCCTGGACTTTGTGCATATAATGTGTATTGCCCAGATGTGTGCACACCCACTGTTTGGAAAAGAGGCCCAATAACACCTCCaacactgaaatgttttttcacAATGTACCTTTTTactaatgcaacaaaaaaaactgaagtTAGATTCACTCCTTCTGTTGCTTAAAAGCTCCAGAGTGTAGGTGAGGTTTCAGATTACAATCAATGGAAACTTTTCGGCAAATAAAGCCCCCCCACCTCCTAAATGCTATACGCACCGTACCTTCAAATAAAAGGGAAATGCTTAATAATATTTGTGTTATATTGTAATtatattcctgtgtgtgtttgtgtgcgagtATGAATTGTGACGTTGAGAAGACTGTCGGATAAATATTAATCTAAAACAGCCACCAGGTGGCAGTGTTGAGTCGATGAAAAAATAACGACCTCTGAACAAAGGCCTCCTCACTTTATGTGTCTACAAATATGATATGGATTGTGATCTATTAATTAATGTCAGCAGGGCCAAACAATGTGACAATAATATGGAATAATTTAGATTTGACATCAGTCTGATGATAATCTCattctgcaatgtttttattattattttatttttcatcctGAGTTTGCAGCTGCGCACATACGTCAGCACCGACTCCATGCAGGATGAGTCAGTGGTGTCAAAAGGTCTACTTCCGCTGcctcctttcaaaataaaaccccgACTTGAATAACACCCTTTGTGTACACCAGCTGCTTCGGCTCCAGCGTATGTTTTGCTTTATTAACAGATACACAGTTGACTACAGGTATAATTCTCGATTAGCGGTATTAGCGCGCGGAGAGTTGTTGATGCGGGGACTGAACAGCCCTCCGAGACACCAGGCGGTCCGCGGCGGAAAAGGAGGACTCCGCCTCCCGTCACTTCGTCGACTCTCGGCCCACGGTGACATGTCTTTCCTCGGGGTAGGACCAACCCAACATATCTGTTCCCCTACAATGGGCTGCGGGAGCTCGGCTCGACTCGGAGAATCCCCGCACAGCTGCTCGTTGAGCCGCAGATAGGACCGACGCGTCTCACCGAGTCAATGACGGTGGCCTGTCCGCTTTTGAGCTGCGCTTCCCGGCCCGGTGTCTGGCAGTCCGCCGTGCACAGTGCGCGTATGCAGCCGGagtaaaagaggagaagaagaaaagtcctTCGTGAAACACTTCAGATGTTGAAAGCCAGACGTCGTGGCACTGCGTCGGGTTCTTCATACTTCCGCTGAGCGGATGGAGTGAattgtgcacacacaaaaaaagggtgAAAGAAGCCAGACCGCAGTTCGGTTGCGTGTGATGATAGGAGACACAATGACGCTCTTGTCTCTTCTGGGTCGGATCATGCGTTATTTCCTCCTCAGGCCGGAGACGTTGTTCCTGCTGTGCATCAGCCTGGCGCTGTGGAGCTACTTCTTCCACACGGACGAGGTGAAAACCATCGTCAAGTCCAGCCGCGACGCCGTGAAGATGGTGAAGGGGAAAGTAGCGGAGATGATGCAGAACGACCGGCTGGGAGGCCTCAGCGTCCTGGACGCGGAGTTCTCCAAGACCTGGGAGTTCAAGAACAACAACGTCGCCGTGTACTCCATCCAGGGGAGGCGGGATCACATGGAGGACCGCTTCGAGGTGCTCACCGACATCGCCAACAAGAGCCACCCGTCCATATTCGGGATATTTGACGGCCACGGGGGAGAGGTAGGCTGGGAGGGAGAAGGTTACACGGCCCGATGATACCGGCACGAGTTGGGACTCAATGAAACCTTTTTTTGCAATCCCATTATGAAATGTGTGGAGATGTATATGACACGATATATAACATAATGGGAAGATACATAAGTGATAAAATAACAACACCATGCAGGTTTCTAGAGGAACACGGTATGTGTACATATGCtttgagtcccccccccccccccctctccatcattgtttccttctgtgtgaacaCCTCGTCCCACTGCCAATCAGGGAGTTGACTTAGGATGCATCACAAAGACCTTTTGAGTGTGAGAAGGTTTTGTCCATCTGTCAACCACTCCCCTGGGTCAAGCTGGGTCAAGGGTCAGTGGTTTCTCATGGCTCCTTTCAGACCACGTGGCCCAGATGCCATCTGTCACCCCGCCCCCTCCATCCCCCTATCAAAATGAGCATTTCCCAATGAAAACATCTTTCAAGCTCATGTGTACAAAGTGCTATTTTACAACTAAAACATGTCATGGTGAAGTTTATAGTTATCAAATGGTTCTATAACATTCATGAATGAAAATGAAAGCTCTGTCTCTCAAGCCGAACGTTCTGCTGGTGGTTTAACGTCACCGGGTCACACCAGGGCATTCAATCACGGGTCTGGAAATCCCCGTTAAatcacagagaggaagaccacAAACAGTCAAAGGTGTTTACCTAGAGAGGAAACAACAAAGTCAAAGGTGTTTACCTAGAGAGGAAGACCACAAACAGTCAAAGGTGTTTACCTAGAGAGGAGACAACATAGTCAACGGTGTTTACCTAGAGAGGAGACAATAAACAGTCAAAGGTGTTTACCTAGAGAGGAAGACCACAAACAGTCAAAGGTGTTTACCTAGAGAGGAGACAACATAGTCAAAGGTGTTTACCTAGAGAGGAGACAATAAACAGTCAAAGGTGTTTACCTATAGAGAGGAGACAACATAGTCAAAGGTGTTTACCTATAGAGAGGAGACAACATAGTCAAAGGTGTTTACCTAGAGAGGAAGACCACAAACAGTCAAAGGTGTTTACCTAGAGAGGAAGACCACAAACAGTCAAAGGTGTTTACCTAGAGAGGAGACAATAAACAGTCAAAGGTGTTTACCTAGAGAGGAGACAACATAGTCAAAGGTGTTTACCCATCTGGATCCCTCTCCAGTCCTTTCCCACAAACACATATTTATCTTTGAGTCCAAAGTTAAGGGTTATGTGGGAACGCTGTGTTTTTCTTCCGGGAATCTCAATGCTGACGATGTTGTCGGGAAATATTGTGGACATCCTATTTacagtgctttttaaaaaatgctgtTTGGCACAAGTgtaaacacacactttcacacatctCAGCAATATTAAGGGAAATGATGCCGCCAAACCAAATACAGGCCGAACGGGCTTTCTCTGACAGTGTGCATGTGTTCCACCTCTGGAAATGTGCAGGACATTTCTTAAACActtctctgttttctttctccctaTATTTGTATGGAGGTAGTGAGTTATGGCCCATAATTATTAAAGTCAGCCCAAGCTGCTGCTTTTTAAAAGCATGATTTACAGAAACCTGCCGCTGAAGCAGGAACTTTGAttagtttaaaacatttttaaaaggcttTCACACTACTTTGCTACATAACATTGAATTTCTGACTCGTGGGGTAAAACAAAAGCAGCAATGTCGGTAAGAGATCCACCATACAGATCAACAGCATTAGCATAATGGAAAGCTTGGCAGTAAAGTATaggaagaagcaggaggaggaggtggttgtTCAATAATTCAGCACAGAGTACCTGCTGTATGAAATGGACAAAAGTACTCCTGTAAATAGTTTGATCATATTTCCTGGGGAAAAAACGGGAAAAACCAAACAGTAACACCATTATTTATTCTATTCAAACCGAGGATAATGAATCAATGTGATGAACTGTGACTGCAGATGATTATATGAC
This portion of the Pseudoliparis swirei isolate HS2019 ecotype Mariana Trench chromosome 8, NWPU_hadal_v1, whole genome shotgun sequence genome encodes:
- the otol1a gene encoding otolin-1-A produces the protein MPSVRLVFLAALLVVQMTALASSARTTRWPKPQTPRRAGGGGSSRIPTTSPSPSSSLPMDETTEVTMDALSTSPTVSTTYSSDSYSTEFHTDALAPPGNTLANFTLNFSECFFNICECCPPEKVPAGPMGESGPPGPQGERGPLGIPGEAEPGLSGPAGPAGLPGSNGLNGDIGDKGAQGPVGLPGAPGVPGKPGDKGDLGPRGEKGESGLNGLKGDPGERGEPGLNGTKGDTGREGPMSPPGVTGTKGQKGEQLICECLQGEKDRVGEPGPPGPPGLGGEMGENGTDGEKGERGLPGPLGGKGDTGSRGTPGPSGGRGVAGQRGERGGKGVRGARGPKGPPGQSAKQIRSAFSVGLFPSKSFPPPGLPVKFDKVFYNGEGHWDPALNKFNATYPGVYLFSYHITVRNRPVRAALVINGIRKLRTRDSLYGQDIDQASNLALMQLNKGDQVWLETVKDWNGIYSSNEDDSTFSGFLLYADSKIKPMDNL